The Alteromonas macleodii ATCC 27126 genome segment CTCATAATCAATACCGGCGTCATGTAGTTTTGCATGAAGCGGTTTTGTTGCCAAAATCAAATCTATGCGAAGGCCACGATTATCGTTGAATCCTTTTGAGCGGTAATCGAACCATGAAAACTTGTCGTTTGTCTCTGGGTTGAGTGTTCGAAAACTATCTTCAAAGCCCCAGTCAATTACTGTGTTCAACCACTCACGCTCTTCCGGCAAGAAGCTGCATTTTCCAGTTTTCAGCCAACGTTTGCGGTTGTCTTCACCAATGCCAATGTCCAAGTCTGTATGAGAGATGTTGACATCGCCCATAACAATTACGTTGTCATCTGGTGTGTGGTTATCATCTAAATAAGTCATTAAGTCTTTGTAGAACTTACGCTTAGCTGGGTACTTGGTTTCATGCTTTTCGTTTTCGCCCTGAGGGAAGTAACCATTTAGAACGGTAACGGGCTCGCCAGCATCATCGGTGGTTTTTAAAATAATCATGCGACGTTGGGCGTCTTCGTCATCTGTTGGGAAACCCATCGACACAGAAAGCGGCTCTTTCTTCGCCAAAAAAGCAACGCCGTAATGGCTCTTTTGTCCGTGGAAATAAACGTGATAGCCCATGGCCTCAACGGCTTCTACCGGAAACTGTTCGTTGTGAACTTTAATTTCCTGTAAGCCAATAATATCGGGTTGGTGTGCGTCGATAACCGCCTGAAGTTGATGTAGACGAGCGCGAATACCGTTTATATTAAATGAGATTACTTTCATGCTTTTTTAGTGGTTGCTTCGAATTTGGCTAGAGTTTACCAGAAACTGCACGGCCGCTTAACGACGTTTTGCCACTATATTAATGCATTCAGTCGATTGGCTAGATTAAGTTTATTTATAGCTAATGGTGAAATCGCTGTGTATAAAAGCTCGTCATTAGCATAAATTTAGTCATCCCTTAATCACACGTTTGCCTCATGGTAGGGAGTGTCATTTGGTGCCGTGCGCTTACCGAGTGAAATCAAGAACTCAAACCAAGCATTTGCGTCTTGCACCGCGTTCTTAACAAAGCTTTCATTATCTAGGCCGAGCTCGGGTAAGAGTGTTTCTACGTCTTGTTTGAAAGACACCCATGCTTTGGCACACCCTGCCATCGCTTGATAATACTCGGTAGGAATATCTAACGTCATGGCTTCTAACCGCCTAACAATAATGTTGGCGCCCATTGATGAGCCCAACCATACATAGATGGCTGCGATAGCCTGGCTGGTGGTTGAATTAGAGCAAGGAATTAACTGTGCGATAGCCTGGGCGTTTAAGACTGGCTCATCTTTGTTTTTTATTCTTGTAGTAGGTTCGAGCTTGGCATGGGTGTCATTGTAACGTTGTTGAGCAGACAGTGTTGCGGACGACAACGCGTGGGTGTCATTGTTAAGCGCTAGTAGAACAACTTCGCTATTGAGCATTGAGGCGATGCGGTTAAGGGAAGGGGTCTGGAGTGCAGTCTGTTTTACGGTTTCTGCTGTTGTTTGGTGAAACACCCTCATGATGTTAAGGATGGCAAGATAGGCCTCATGGTTAAACTCACTATCTTTGTGGTACATCGAGAAGGGAAAGGTATTTTCCAAGATAGCGTGGTTGGCATGGGTGTCTTGCTTAAGAGCAGTAAATAGATTGCGCATGAGGTAAAGGTCTTTGCGTTTAAGCTTTCACAGCGTTGAATGATTTGCTCTAACTTTATCATGGGTGTCTTCGTAACGGGCGAAAAATGTCAATGTTAATAATGTAATGGCTGATCGAGTTACAATCGGACAATGATTCCCGTAATTTCAGGGGTAAACTTGGGTGTCTTCTTTATATTGTTTTTGATGAAGAAGAAGAGCTACGGATGGGTGTCTTTGTAAGTGTGTTAGCCGAGGGGGCTTTTTTAACGCTTATTGCATTGCGCCTATTACTGGGGCAGGTATACTTGCCGCAAAATTTGAGATAGGTGAAATAACGTGTTTCCAGAAACAGTTGCAGACAAATTGAGTGATGCGGTTATCGAGCAAGCGATGAAGCTAAGTGCAGAAGACCGACAAGAGCTTGTAGTGAGCTATATTGCAAAAGCAAATGAAATTTGGATGGTGCAAGGTAGTGAAGGTTTTGTGATGTTTGAAGGTGCTGAAAGCGTTCAGCTACCAGTATTCCCGCATCACGATTTAGCTCAAAAGTTTGTAGATATAAACGAAATTGAAGGCCAATGCGTGAATATTACACTCGATGAGTTTATGCAAACTTGGTTGCCAGGCCTTGAGAAGAATGGCGTTGAGCTAGTAATGTTCCCCACCACGAGTGATGTTGAAAACCTAGTTATGACTGCAGATGATTTAGCCTCAGAGCTTAGCGGAAATTAAGCAAGGTATAGAGATCATGAGTTCTCTCGAAACTTTGCTTCCTCTGGCTTCATCTTTGGCTAACGCGAAAGGGTGGGACGATTTTACTCGTACACTGATGCTTGCGGGTAAATCGCTTGTCCCGCTTCCAGCGGAAAAACGTTTGGCTGAAACAGAAGTAGAAGGGTGTGAAAGCCCGGTATGGCTCGCCACTTCTGACGAACAAGGCAATTTGATGGCTTACTCGCCTAGCAAAGTGATTCGCGGCGTGCTTGCAGTATTGTTAGAAAAAGCAAACGAATTAACCCCGCAGCAGCGCAGTGAATTCGACTTTGAGAGATATTTGTCTCGCTGTCAGCTGGAACGCTACTTAAGTCAGTCTCGTGGAAACGGGATTAAATCTGTAATAGCTAAATTAAAGGGCATCTAGCCGCTAAACTAGTGGCTGCCGTTATTTGTTTTTTGCTTCAATCCACTGGCTCATGTACTTGCTCGCCGTCAGTGTTTGATGCCACAGCAAGCTTTGCATAAATAAACCGTTTCTATGCGTGTTAAGCGACTGTTTTAAACCAGTGATTTTTTCAATTAACGGCACTTCTGGCTGTTCGCTTTCAAAAGAGCTAAGTATTGTCGCCGTTAAGTTACTAGCGCTATCCCACGTAGACTTATCATTGTGAAGTGCCACAGCTTGTCTGACGTAGTCTTGAATAACCGCTGCGTCAGTTGTATTCGCGCTACAAAGCGCACCAGGCCATTGCGCTAGCTGCTTTGGATCATCGATTTCCTGTATATTGCTATTAGCAGTGATTGAAGCGGTTGAGGTGATACCTTCTGCGCCTATCCACGTGGTGATACTAGGAGTAGCGCAGCGCATCGCATCAATTAGTTTGCCTTTAATGCCTGCGCCAAATCGTAAAGGAGCGATCAGCGCCTTTGCACTCAACATTATAGACTCCACATTTTC includes the following:
- a CDS encoding SufE family protein; this encodes MSSLETLLPLASSLANAKGWDDFTRTLMLAGKSLVPLPAEKRLAETEVEGCESPVWLATSDEQGNLMAYSPSKVIRGVLAVLLEKANELTPQQRSEFDFERYLSRCQLERYLSQSRGNGIKSVIAKLKGI
- the xthA gene encoding exodeoxyribonuclease III — protein: MKVISFNINGIRARLHQLQAVIDAHQPDIIGLQEIKVHNEQFPVEAVEAMGYHVYFHGQKSHYGVAFLAKKEPLSVSMGFPTDDEDAQRRMIILKTTDDAGEPVTVLNGYFPQGENEKHETKYPAKRKFYKDLMTYLDDNHTPDDNVIVMGDVNISHTDLDIGIGEDNRKRWLKTGKCSFLPEEREWLNTVIDWGFEDSFRTLNPETNDKFSWFDYRSKGFNDNRGLRIDLILATKPLHAKLHDAGIDYELRGIEKPSDHAPIWAEYKG
- a CDS encoding DUF2750 domain-containing protein, with the translated sequence MFPETVADKLSDAVIEQAMKLSAEDRQELVVSYIAKANEIWMVQGSEGFVMFEGAESVQLPVFPHHDLAQKFVDINEIEGQCVNITLDEFMQTWLPGLEKNGVELVMFPTTSDVENLVMTADDLASELSGN